GTGACAATTTCCTATTTAAACATATCGGTGGAGAAGCTGGAAGTGAAGTAATTGATATTACTGCCAACGGTATCACTCAACGATTTGGACTAGGAACACCAATAGGAGCTTTTACAAGTATTGAATTTATCGGTGGCGATGAAAGTTCAACAATCACTTTGGATGGAGTTTTAACAAAGTCTAGTCTAGAAGGCGGTTTAAATAATGACACTATCCAATTCATCAATTCTTCAGTTGATACTACTCAAGGTTCTTCCATTATTGGTGGAGCTAGTAACGATACTCTCACTGGCGGTGCTGGCGGCGATACCATTCATGGAGAGTCTGGAGATGATGTGCTTGAGGGAAGTGCTGGAAATGACCACATTACAGGCGGCGGAGATAACGACAAAATAGACGGAGGCACAGGTAACGATGTCCTGAGTGGTGATAGTGGCAATCCTGGAGAAGACACAATTTCCGGTGGCGCAGGCAATGACACTATTGGTGGTGGCGGAAACCATGACATCATTAACGGTGATGAAGGCAATGACATTATTTGGGGGGATTCCTCCTTTGACATTATTGACGTTCGCACACCTGCCGCACCTGGCGCTGAAGGAAATGACACCATTGATGGGGGTAGCGGTAACGATGAGATTCACGGTGAAGCCGGAGATGATTTAATTACTGGTGGTGCAGGCAATGACACCATTGATGGGGGTGAAGATATTGACACCATCAAAGGCGGTTTAGGAGACGACAGCCTCTATGGTGGATCTGATAATGATTTTCTCATGGGAGAAGCCGGGAACGATCTAATTGATGGCGGCGAAGGGATAGATACAGTCAGTTACGAAAATTCCCCCAATGGTGTAATCGTCAATAGTGACGAGGTACTCGGTTACTCAAATCCCGATAATACTTTACCCATCGCTATCGAACCCAACTTCACCATTCAAGCTGGTACTGCTGCTGATGGTTTTGGCACGACAGATACCCTGAAAAATTTAGAAGATATCATTGGTTCTCCATTCGATGATGTCATAATTGGTAATCTTCAAGCCAACTCCATCCAAAGTTTAGATGGCAATGACTTACTAATTGGCAATAGCGGTAACGATACAATCGATGGTGGTGCAGGAATAGATACCATCAGCTACCATTATGACCCCAGTGCCGTTACTGTAAACTTAGCTGAAAACCAAGCCACTGATGGCTACGGAAGTACCGATACATTCTTGAACATAGAAAATATTATCGGTTCTGCCTTAGATGACCAAATCACTGGAGATAGCCAAGCTAATCATATTACCGCTGGAGCCGGGAACGATAGTATTAAAGGTGGTGCGGGTGACGACCAATTATATGGTGAAGCTGGTGATGATTTCCTCATGGGAGAAGCCGGAAACGATGTATTAGATGGCGGTGATGATATCGATACCGTCAGCTTTACCAACTCCCTGAATAGTGTCGTAATCAACCTGGATGAAATTAACAGCTACAGCAATCCAGGTGGATCTTTTCACACTACCATCCTCTCCACCACCCCCATTCCCACCGATATCGAACCCGCATTTACGATTAACCCAGGTACAGCCAGCGATGGATTTGGTACTACTGATATTCTCAGAAATATCGAAAACATTCTGGCTTCCCAAGATGACGATGTAATCATCGGAAATGCTCAGAATAACCACCTAGAAGGATTAGGCGGTAATGATGTTTTAATTGGCAATTCTGGGAATGATATCCTAGATGGTGGAGCCGGACTAGATACCATCAGTTACCGCCGAGATCCCAATGCTGTTACTGTTAACCTAGAGCAGGGAATAGCTACCGATGGTTGGGGTAACAGCGACCAACTATATAATGTAGAAAATGTCATTGGTTCCAATTCCAGCGATCGCTTGATTGGTGATGCTAATGCCAATACCATCATTACCGGAACTGGGGACGACTGGGTAGAAGCCAGAAATGGCGACGATATCATCTTCGGTGAAGAAGGTCAAGATACCCTATTCGCAGAAAACGGTAACGACTTCCTAGTTGGTGGTAAGGATGCAGATAGCCTCAATGGTGGCGAAGGAAACGATACCGCCTCCTATTTCACCGCCGCCTCCCGTGTCGCCGTTAGCCTCACCACCGGGAAAGGCTGGGTAGGAGATGCCAAAGGCGATCGCATCGAAGCTATTGAAAACCTGGAAGGCTCAGACTACGAAGACTTACTCATCGGCAATAGTATCAATAATACCCTGAGTGGATTAGCTGGCGATGACCTAATTTACGCAAAAGCAGGAGACGACGTACTTGATGGGGGTGATGGGAGCGATCGCTTATTTGCAGGTGATGGGAATGATACACTTTACGGACAAGCTGGAGAAGATCTCCTCAAAGGTCAAGCAGGCGATGACTTCCTTGATGGCGGTGATGGCAATGATCAACTGTATGGACACAAAGGAAACGATACCTTAGACGGTAATGCTGGTAACGATTACCTTGAAGGTGGCGTAGGAGATGACCAACTCACTGGTGGTGAGGGGAACGACCAACTCTACAGTCAATCTGGTGCAGATACCCTGAGTGGCGGAATCGGGGATGACTTACTTGATGGCGGGAACAGTGATGACATCCTCAGTGGTGGTGATGGAGATGACCAACTCTATGGTCAAAACGGTAATGATACCCTGAATGGAAATACCGGAAACGATTACCTCGACGGGGGTAACGGAAATGACCAACTCACAGGCGAAGAGGGAAATGACCGACTCTATGGTGACAACGGCAATGATACCCTTAATGGAAATGCCGGAAATGACCTCTTAGATGGGGGTAAGGGTCATGACCAACTTACAGGTGGCGACGGGAATGACCAACTCTATGGTCAACAGGGTAAAGATACCCTTGATGGCGAAACCGGAAATGATTCCCTTTGGGGAGGCGATCATAATGATATCCTCTTAGGACAAGCCGGAAATGATTACCTCGATGGCGGTAAAGGTGACGACCAATTAGACGGTGGTGAAGGAAAGGATCGCCTTTACGGTCAACAAGGCGAAGATATCCTCAAGGGTGGCACAGGAGATGACTATCTGGATGGCGGGTTAGACAACGACGAACTCTATGGGAACCAGGGGAACGATCGCATCTATGGTCAGGAAGGCTATGATACCCTTGATGGCGAAGACGGTCACGACTTCCTCGATGGTGGATTAGGAGACGATTTCATCTATGGTAAACAAGGAAGCGATCGCCTTTACGGTCAACAGGGTCAGGATTACCTGGATGGCGGTATCGGTGACGACCGACTCGAAGCCGGTGATGGGGATGACCAACTTTACGGTCAACAAGGTCGCGATTACCTTGATGGCGGCACTGGTGATGATTTCCTCTGGGGTGGCGATGACGCCGATAAACTCTTAGGACAATCAGGAAATGATTACCTAGATGCGGGTTCAGGAAATGACCAACTCATCGGTGGCGATGGCAATGATCAGCTTTACGGTCAAGATGGCGATGATACTATCAATGCTGGCGTTGGTAATGACTACCTCGAAGGTGGTTTAGGTAACGACCAACTCACAGGTGGTGATGGTAACGATTATCTCTACGGTCAAGATGGGGAAGACATCCTCAATGGAGATGCTGGCAATGATAACCTCTATGGTGGAGCCAACAACGACCAACTCAGCGGTGGTGATGGTAATGATCTTCTCTACGGTGAAGAGGGTAACGATATTATCGATGCTGGTCTAGGTGATGACTATTTAGAAGGCGGTTTCGGCGATGACCAACTTGCAGGTGGTGATGGCAATGATCAGCTTTACGGTCAAGATGGCGATGATACTATTGATGCTGGCGTTGGTAATGACTATCTCGAAGGCGGTTTAGGTGATGACCAACTCACAGGTGGTGACGGAGACGACTATCTCCAAGGTCAAGAGGGTAACGATACAATTGATGCTGGCGCTGGTAACGACTACCTAGTCGGTGGAAATGGAATCGATATCCTGTTTGGACAAGCCGGAGATGATTACCTTGAAGGTGGCGATGGGGACGATACCCTCTACGGCAATACTGGGAATGACGAACTCATCGGTGGTAATGGAAACGACCAACTCTACGCAGGTGAGGGTGACAATATTCTCAACGGTGGTCTAGGTCAAGATCTACTCTATAGCGGTACGGGTCGGGATATGTTCGTACTAGAGGCTGGTATGGGAGAGGACACCATCTTTGACTTTACGGTTGGGTTTGATTATCTCGGATTAGCCAATGGTTTAACCTTTGAGGATCTAACAATTACTCAAGGTAGCGGTAACAATGCTGAAAATACTGAAATTCGCATCCAAGAGAATGGGGAATTATTAACCTCATTGGTTGCGGTGCAATCTGATACTCTCTCCTTTTGGGATTTCGCTGTTATCTAACCCACATTCCGCAAATCCTGACTCAGATTTTAGAGAACTTGTAAAAATTTCAACCCAGAGAACTTTTGACTGTATTTACTGTATTGAATAAGGTGTGTTTATCGTGCATATACTCAATTTCTTCTCCAAAAAGCGTCCATCTGCAAAGGGATTCCAACCTCAATCAACTCAAGCCAAAGTACAGAGAGAAACCTTTGTACTAGAACCCATTTTAACTCCCAGTGGTCTGGTGGATAGTATGGATGATACCCCTGATATAGCGGGAGTTGAACTATCCTCTGACCCATTGGATCAAGTGCCTATCCCAGAGATTGATGATATCTTGCCTGACAGTATTCTGGACAATTCTATTCCAGATGAAGAATTAGAGGAGATTCCTTTTATCGCCGAGGAGGTATCTGAAATAGAAAAACCGCTAAACGTAGTTACATTAGAGAACCCTAATCCCACCTTTGAATCTGGAGTTTTCACAGTTGGTGACAGCGGCCAAGTTCAAGTTGACTTTCTCTTTGATGGCGGTAGCTACAAAGGAGAATTAGCCATCTTCAGTTTAGAGGGGATGGATCAGTTTGAACCGGGTTCAGAAGACTTTATCTTGGAAGCCAGTAGTCGTGCTTTAAGTAATTCTGAATTAGGTCACATTGTCATTTCTGATCAAACAGAAGGAGCAAAATTTAGTGGACAGCTTGGGGAAAGCGATCAAAATGCTGGGGACTATCTCGGTGCGAAGTCATTTGTGATGCGCCCTGGGGATAAGTTTGGCTTTATGTTAGTACCCAATGGTCAAGTGCAGCAGGTTTTTGATAACCCCGAAATTGAGGGTGTAGTACGTCCATTGTTCTCTTTAGCAACGGCTAACCCAGATGATGCATTTCATGTTGGGCAAATTGCCGATGTGACAGGGGATGGTAATACGTTCGTGATGGAAGACTGGCGGGTTGATACGGGGTCAGACCTAGATTATAACGATTTAATTTTCCAGGTCAGAGGTGCTACTGGAGAAGCAGTAGATTTAGATGATGTCATTGAAGGTGACGATTGGCGAGAAAGCAAACTAGGGCGAGATTTAATCAACTATACAGAAGAATCTGTATTTGAAGTGGAGTTAGACAACTTACAGACAGAGTTGTTTGAGGAGATCGACAATGGGCTAGATCAGTTCGACCAGATTGAAAAAACAGAAATTGATTCTTTCCCAGAAAAATTAGACCTTGCCTTGGAAAGTCCCGAAAACATTCTCGATAATGCTTTGGCTAAACTACCAGAGGATGTTAATGTTGCAGAAGAAAAATTAACCACTATTTTAGAACAAGAGATTACGGGTTTGCCTGATGAATTGAAGCGAACATTTGAAGATTTTTCTGACATATTGCCTCAAGATTTAGAGAATGCCCTGAGTAATTTTGAAACTACGCTAGACGGAAAACTTGCAGAACTAAGTGAGGTATACCCTCAAGAGCTAGATGAACTAATTCAAATACCGGAGGAACTCAACCAGGGAATCGATCAACTCAAAGGGGATCTGGATGAACTAAAAATGGCGATCGCAGATGAAGTATCAGAATTGCCAAACGATATCAGTACAGCTTTCCAAGAGTTAGAAGATTTGTTCGCAGAAGTTAAAACTGATATTGCGACAGAGGTTGATACTCAAGAACTGCGATCGCTGATGGATGACTTGCTGGTAGAGGTAGCTGCTGATTCAGAAGAAGATGAAACTATATTGGGTTCACTGAACTTTATCGGCACGGAAAATCCTTTAGAGCCAACAGAGTCCAATGGGTTTGAATTCCCTTCCCATAACCAACCGTTAATCGGTATTATTGACACGGGACTGGGCAGTAATAACCCAGATATTGACTATTCACGAATTATCTTAGGACGAGATTTCATTGATGGGGATAATAATCCTTTATTGCAAAAGAATGAAGGTGATGAACATGGCACTCATATTCTAGGTTTGATTGGTGCGACCCAAGATAATAACATTGGCATTAATGGAGTAAACGATAATGCACCTCTCTGGGTGGGACGGGCGGTTGGTTCTGGTCAGTGGGCAGATTCCTTAATTGAGTTTGTCGATGCAACCAAAGCATCTAATCAACCGAATGCGGTGGTTAATCTCAGTTTCGATCTAATTAAAACTAATCCAGATGGCAGTGAGACTACCCGTTTTGAATTAACAAACTATGAGCGTGCAGCGATTGAGTATGCCCGTCAAAATGGAGTGCTTCTTGTAGTGGCAGCAGGAAACCAAGGTGGAAGTATTTCTGCTTTGGGGCAGGCTTCGCGGGAATTCGATAACATCATCACAGTAGGTGCCACAGATCTGCTGGAGTCTCAAATTGAAGAGATTGTAAATACAGAATTAATTGATGATATTGAACGAGCTTCCTATTCTAACTATGGAGAGAGCCTAGATATTCTTGCTTCAGGAGGCTCAGACGAAAGTCCGGCTATCTCTACCGTGAAGAATGGTTTTGGTATTATGGCAGGAACATCGGTAGCTACGGCAAAGGTTACCGGGGCAGTCTCTCAGATTTGGGCGGCGAATCCTGACCTAAGCTATCAGCAAGTCATTGAAATTCTCAAGTCAACTGCCATAGACTTAAACACGTCTGGATGTGATGCTGAAACAGGTTCAGGATTGCTGGATTTGACAGCGGCTGTCAGTTTAGCTGCTGTAACAACACCAAATCGCTTAGAGCAGGAACCAGTTCCTTATACTCCATCTAATCCCAATAGCCCTGATGCTCAACTTACCTCTGAACGGGCTGCGGGTTGGGGTTGGTTCAAGCGAGCATTCAAAAAAGTTGGTAAGGCTATCAAGAAGGGTGTTAATAAGGTTGTTAGCGGAGTCAAAAAGGTTGTTAATAAAGTTACTAGCGGCATCAAGAAGGGAATTAGCACAATCTGGGGAGGTATTAAAAAACTTGGTAAACAGATCGGCAGTCGTCTTCTGAGTCCTATCAGCAAGTTTCTGGGCAAATTCAAAATTTTTAGTCAAATTGGTAACTTGATCAAGAAGATTGTTCGTCCTATTTGGAATGGCATAAAATGGGTTAGTCGCCAACTCTGGTATAAACTCCAGGGAATTTATCACCGGGTCGGACACTGGATTAATCAACTACCAAAGCGGGTAGCAAGAGTTGTTCAAGGCTTGTGGGAAGCTGTTAAAAGCTTTAAGCCCTGGGCAGTGTCATGGTGGAAATCGTTAGGGAAAGCAAAAACCTGGGAAGAGTTCGGTAAATGGTTAGGACGCAATCTAATTTATGTGGGAGAGCTTCTAGGTTTTCGTGAAATATATGACACAGTTATTGAATTTTACTACTTCAATAGTCGTCCACTAAAACCTCAAGAAATTAATTGGGCGAGAAGTGTATTTGGCGGATCAATTGACTACAGTGTTGTTCGATTAGAAACCAATTCACGAGGAACAAGCAAAGGAGCAAATGCTACAACGAAAGGCAACTTTATTGCCTTTCCCAAGGAAATAGTTACTGATGATATTTTTGTCCATGAGATGGTTCACGTATGGCAATATCAGAGCAATAGTGTTGATTTTTCTAAAGGAGGTGATTATCTATATGGCGGATCAAGCAAACTTAGACAATTAAAAAATAATGGTAAAGGTCTTCTAGACTCATGGTTTGGTCGGGAAAGGCAGGCAGAAATGGTGCAAGACTACTTTTTACTTAGAAATGGGAAGCCTACACAACCTAATCGTGGATACACAACCTCCCCAGCAGACTTGCCACTATATGTCTACTTTGTTAGAGAAACCTCAACTCTGACCGAAGCTCAACTTCTGGGCGTAGGTTATGGGTCACGCGCTCCACATTTATTCCAGGAAGCTTACAATAAGATCGACGGTTTCAGTCAAGAGATTTATCCAAAAAATCCAGCAAAAGGTGCTTACCGTTCCGGTAATAGCTGGATTCAGGATTTTGCTGATCAATCTGGAAAGACCATGTATTTAGTTCTTGAGGATGGTGCTAATCAAGCCTATTGGAGTCAAAATCCTATTAACAATACTAAGCTAGTGGATCTCTCTGGTCAGTACTTGAATGTGAACCCAGAACCCCTAAAAGCTGGAGATTACTTCGATGTTGATTTCAGAATTCAAAATACCGAGGTTAACTCTTCCGGAGACTTTGATGTTAAATTCTACCTCTCAAAAAATACCGATATTAGTGGTCTGAGTCCTCATGATCGCTATCTAGGTAGCTACAGCATTAATAATGTCGTTGGGAATAGCAGCACGTCAACCTTAACCAAACGCTTAAGGTTGCCAAGTTTGGGAGACTCTTATTGGAGTGGAGATGATACCTACTACATCGGTATGATTGTTGATGCGAATAAAGAAGTGGCAGAAACCAATGAATCCAACAATCGTAATACTGGCAAGTTGGATGATTACGATGATGTCAGAATCAATAATACTAAAGGTGCGACAGTAACTGTCAAAGTTAATCGTGTTAAAGGTGACTTCGATCCCTTATCAGTTGGTGGTTCTGATTTCTATAGCCGTATCTCTATTGGTAGTAACCAGTGGCGTAGTCCGACGAACAATAATGACAATGATTACAGTCCTAGTAATTGGAGTTACAGTCGGTATATCAACGGCACGACTGTCCCCATCGCTATTCAACTTTACGACCAAGACAACTTTTTCTTCTTGTTCAATCCTGATGATCACATTGATATCGATCCGAAATCAGGTAACAGGGACATCAATATTACCTATGATTTACGTACTGGTCGCGTCAGTGGTGATCTCACTGGATATAAGGGACGGTCACTTTATTCCCGTGGAGGGGGTGACTCGGATCAAGGAGAAATTTGGTTCACAGTAAATCAGTCTTGAGAGTGATCAAGTCAAGTACCTGCAATCAATAAGTGTTGTCGGTATTCACAAGGAGTATATGGAGAGCGATCGCTTCGCAGTTAACAAAATGAAGATTGCTCTCCATTATTAACCTTTACACCAGTTCGACAGAACTATTAATTCAGTTATGACTCTCAAAGATTCCCTAACCCAGGAAAATTATCAGGATTTGCTTTGTCCAGACCTAACCCAATACTGGACTTTAGCAAAAGTGCGAGATTCCAATAACATTATCCTTAGAGCCATAGAAGGTCAAGAGAAATTCCGCTTCTCCCCTATCGAAGGCTACACTCTACGTTACTTTACTGGACAATATACAGTTAGACAAATCCAACAATTCGTTCAGCAAGAATTCCCCAACGCTGACCCAAACTTAGTTGTCAACTTACTGCAAAAGCTCATTAGTCACAAGATTTTGGCATTCGATGAAACCCAAGAGAACCGGAAAGCCAATCAGCCGCAATACACATCTCCATCCTCAATCCCCAATCCCCACTCTCCTCGCCTCAAATCTGGTGTCTATTGGCTGTACCACCCTGAAGACTACTGGATTCTCCGCAACCCAGTAGCCGGAACCCATCGCGGACTGTTACAGAAAGATATCCCCATTCTCACCTTTCTCCAAGTCAGCCCTCACGATAAAGTCATTATCGACCAACTCGCCACACTCCCTCCCAAACAAATCAGTAACCCCAAACTTCGCTACCTGCTGCAACTCCTCACCGCCACCGCCATGCTGGAAGGGACACAACCCCCCAAACCCCGTCGGCGTAAATTTACCCCCATGCAGCTATTATTTTTCAAAGTTTCCCTATTCAACCCTGACCCCTGGCTTACCCAACACATTGACAAACTACGCTTTTTGTACAGTCGCCCCTTCGCCTTTTTCCTCTGCCTATTTTTAGCCTTTTCAATCCTTCTTGGACTCCACCAACACCTAGAAATTCTCTACCAAGGTCAACAACTTTGGCAACACTACAGCGCTTCCCTAATTATTCCCTTCATCCTACTTACCGCCTTAGTCGTCACCCTTCACGAACTGGGTCATGCCTTCACCTTAAAACAGTATGGCGGCATTGTTCCTGAAATGGGATTCCTATTTATGTGCCTGTTTCCGGCTGCCTATACCAATACCACCGATTCTTATTGCTTGTCACGCAGGCAAAGAATTCTAGTCGTTGGCGCAGGTATCCTCGTCCAAATCACCCTCGCCGCCATCGCCCTATGGTTGTGGAACCTCTCCACCACAGGGAATTGGCTCCATACTACCAGTTATTTACTCATGATAGCCAGTCTATTTACCATTGCCCTAAATCTCAATCCCCTAGCCAAATTCGATGGCTATTACCTCGCTGTCGCTATAACAGGAATTAACAATCTTCGTAACCGTGCTTTTAGCTTTTACGCTCACCTAATTACAGGTAAACCCATTAACGAAACCCAGAGAGATTCCTGGATTCTCGCCGCTTATGCTCCCTTAAGTCTTGCTTATATCTGGTTCGTCTTCGGGTTTCTCTTCTTGAGAATAACCGACTGGATTCTCCTAAATATCCCCACCACCGCCTTACTTCTCTTGCTTATCTGGGCAATTTACTTCTATTTTCCTAGAAAGAGTTCAGTGGCAACAGGCAATAGGTAAACGACAACAGCGAATACAAGATTTACATAGGTTTTTGCTTAACCGATTCATAAATACTTAAAGCTGATGACATCTCAACCTAATACCAAAAACTCCCTCAATAATGCCACCTCTCCTTTGCGAGTTGTTCCACCAACACCTCCTGCTGAGGAATCACCCCCACCCACTGAACCAGAAACGCTGATTGGGGGATCACCTCGTCAGCAAACAAATCCAACCCGAAATACTTCCACCTCATTTCCTTACAAACACCTCTTAGGTATCGGTATCGTCGTACTTGGCTTAGGCTTAATCAGTCAAATTCCTGTTTCCAACTCAGTTAATGCAGAAGCACAGTTAGAACCCGCACCCAATTCTCATCAAATCGTTTACACAGAAGTTCCCGGAACCCTGACTGAACTTCTAGTACAACCCAATCAACAAGTCCAAGTCAATCAAGCGATTGCAATTATCTCTACTGAGGATATGGATGTAGAAATTGCCCAATCCCAATCTGAATTTGACGAAGCAATTTCTAACTATAAATCTGCCTCATTTCAACTCAACACCCTCTCAGCCAAAATAAATGAAACATCCGTCAAAGAATCCTTAATAACCCAGCAAATCCAACAACTTCAGCAAGAATTTCCCCACCTCCCCGAAGTTGAAAAACTCAACCAAGAGATTGCCGCCCTGCAAAGCACAATTACTGGGGTACGCAGCCAGATAGCAGGAATAACTGAAACCTTAGCCAGAACTCAAGAACGCATTAGCCGATATCAAGACTTAGTTACCCAAGGTGTTCTCGCCCTCAATATCTTAGAAGATATGCAAGATAGAGAATCCCATCTTATTAGTGAAATTACCACAAAATCAAGCGAAATTAACCAACTTAAACAACAAATTGGTGCAAAACAAGCTGAGATTAAAATCGTAACTAATAGAAAACAAGAGGAATTAGCCGACCTGCAAAACGAACTCCATACTCTAGCCGCTACCCGTCAAACGGCTACTGTAGAGTTATCCGCTGCTCGTAAAGGAGTTACCAGCCAACAACCATTACTCAACACCTTAAAAACGGAACTAGAAAGACGACAAAATAAACAACAAAATCATCAAATATTGAAAGCCAAACAAACGGGATTTATTATT
The nucleotide sequence above comes from Coleofasciculus chthonoplastes PCC 7420. Encoded proteins:
- a CDS encoding calcium-binding protein, whose product is MTDYNNIQGVISIQDIDGFTQNGQVNPINHSDFFKLQFTESGIFKANLKNLTGDADVRLIKDVNGNGKIDKFNDEIVAWQWERGIKKESIRYFIDDLSKDYFVQVMSYNNQVSNYTLSTDFQAKSEDDKKFELDFEFDFEDTLSAFTGSAATLMQTFEQAAQLWESIIPYGSDKKIRVIGESFNNNSTLANAPLGGNLVRLNTDVLSSYISNVALVAHEIGHSLKLVSKYSDKRKGTYKANSHAGWAYGELLGTYQPTAVPLEIAMGPGSNYSHWRESIFTNELMSPLLNSSSAPVSQLTIAALRDSGWNVNYGAAQNYTLPPLKETNVSVIINEIVALDEDGIGDGSPNFYAKVQVDDADFTSGKEKASSDNSPVYPDWIFGNTVHYNPHVTSYIPIKIEIWESDPTILLPDDHVDVNGNTGEKSLKLLYDVTNDKLVDREDPSIAYSRNPEYNLFYFEGEPSTDRGGIKFNIMQDLASISSTGTLEIQANLSDNFLFKHIGGEAGSEVIDITANGITQRFGLGTPIGAFTSIEFIGGDESSTITLDGVLTKSSLEGGLNNDTIQFINSSVDTTQGSSIIGGASNDTLTGGAGGDTIHGESGDDVLEGSAGNDHITGGGDNDKIDGGTGNDVLSGDSGNPGEDTISGGAGNDTIGGGGNHDIINGDEGNDIIWGDSSFDIIDVRTPAAPGAEGNDTIDGGSGNDEIHGEAGDDLITGGAGNDTIDGGEDIDTIKGGLGDDSLYGGSDNDFLMGEAGNDLIDGGEGIDTVSYENSPNGVIVNSDEVLGYSNPDNTLPIAIEPNFTIQAGTAADGFGTTDTLKNLEDIIGSPFDDVIIGNLQANSIQSLDGNDLLIGNSGNDTIDGGAGIDTISYHYDPSAVTVNLAENQATDGYGSTDTFLNIENIIGSALDDQITGDSQANHITAGAGNDSIKGGAGDDQLYGEAGDDFLMGEAGNDVLDGGDDIDTVSFTNSLNSVVINLDEINSYSNPGGSFHTTILSTTPIPTDIEPAFTINPGTASDGFGTTDILRNIENILASQDDDVIIGNAQNNHLEGLGGNDVLIGNSGNDILDGGAGLDTISYRRDPNAVTVNLEQGIATDGWGNSDQLYNVENVIGSNSSDRLIGDANANTIITGTGDDWVEARNGDDIIFGEEGQDTLFAENGNDFLVGGKDADSLNGGEGNDTASYFTAASRVAVSLTTGKGWVGDAKGDRIEAIENLEGSDYEDLLIGNSINNTLSGLAGDDLIYAKAGDDVLDGGDGSDRLFAGDGNDTLYGQAGEDLLKGQAGDDFLDGGDGNDQLYGHKGNDTLDGNAGNDYLEGGVGDDQLTGGEGNDQLYSQSGADTLSGGIGDDLLDGGNSDDILSGGDGDDQLYGQNGNDTLNGNTGNDYLDGGNGNDQLTGEEGNDRLYGDNGNDTLNGNAGNDLLDGGKGHDQLTGGDGNDQLYGQQGKDTLDGETGNDSLWGGDHNDILLGQAGNDYLDGGKGDDQLDGGEGKDRLYGQQGEDILKGGTGDDYLDGGLDNDELYGNQGNDRIYGQEGYDTLDGEDGHDFLDGGLGDDFIYGKQGSDRLYGQQGQDYLDGGIGDDRLEAGDGDDQLYGQQGRDYLDGGTGDDFLWGGDDADKLLGQSGNDYLDAGSGNDQLIGGDGNDQLYGQDGDDTINAGVGNDYLEGGLGNDQLTGGDGNDYLYGQDGEDILNGDAGNDNLYGGANNDQLSGGDGNDLLYGEEGNDIIDAGLGDDYLEGGFGDDQLAGGDGNDQLYGQDGDDTIDAGVGNDYLEGGLGDDQLTGGDGDDYLQGQEGNDTIDAGAGNDYLVGGNGIDILFGQAGDDYLEGGDGDDTLYGNTGNDELIGGNGNDQLYAGEGDNILNGGLGQDLLYSGTGRDMFVLEAGMGEDTIFDFTVGFDYLGLANGLTFEDLTITQGSGNNAENTEIRIQENGELLTSLVAVQSDTLSFWDFAVI
- a CDS encoding S8 family serine peptidase; the protein is MHILNFFSKKRPSAKGFQPQSTQAKVQRETFVLEPILTPSGLVDSMDDTPDIAGVELSSDPLDQVPIPEIDDILPDSILDNSIPDEELEEIPFIAEEVSEIEKPLNVVTLENPNPTFESGVFTVGDSGQVQVDFLFDGGSYKGELAIFSLEGMDQFEPGSEDFILEASSRALSNSELGHIVISDQTEGAKFSGQLGESDQNAGDYLGAKSFVMRPGDKFGFMLVPNGQVQQVFDNPEIEGVVRPLFSLATANPDDAFHVGQIADVTGDGNTFVMEDWRVDTGSDLDYNDLIFQVRGATGEAVDLDDVIEGDDWRESKLGRDLINYTEESVFEVELDNLQTELFEEIDNGLDQFDQIEKTEIDSFPEKLDLALESPENILDNALAKLPEDVNVAEEKLTTILEQEITGLPDELKRTFEDFSDILPQDLENALSNFETTLDGKLAELSEVYPQELDELIQIPEELNQGIDQLKGDLDELKMAIADEVSELPNDISTAFQELEDLFAEVKTDIATEVDTQELRSLMDDLLVEVAADSEEDETILGSLNFIGTENPLEPTESNGFEFPSHNQPLIGIIDTGLGSNNPDIDYSRIILGRDFIDGDNNPLLQKNEGDEHGTHILGLIGATQDNNIGINGVNDNAPLWVGRAVGSGQWADSLIEFVDATKASNQPNAVVNLSFDLIKTNPDGSETTRFELTNYERAAIEYARQNGVLLVVAAGNQGGSISALGQASREFDNIITVGATDLLESQIEEIVNTELIDDIERASYSNYGESLDILASGGSDESPAISTVKNGFGIMAGTSVATAKVTGAVSQIWAANPDLSYQQVIEILKSTAIDLNTSGCDAETGSGLLDLTAAVSLAAVTTPNRLEQEPVPYTPSNPNSPDAQLTSERAAGWGWFKRAFKKVGKAIKKGVNKVVSGVKKVVNKVTSGIKKGISTIWGGIKKLGKQIGSRLLSPISKFLGKFKIFSQIGNLIKKIVRPIWNGIKWVSRQLWYKLQGIYHRVGHWINQLPKRVARVVQGLWEAVKSFKPWAVSWWKSLGKAKTWEEFGKWLGRNLIYVGELLGFREIYDTVIEFYYFNSRPLKPQEINWARSVFGGSIDYSVVRLETNSRGTSKGANATTKGNFIAFPKEIVTDDIFVHEMVHVWQYQSNSVDFSKGGDYLYGGSSKLRQLKNNGKGLLDSWFGRERQAEMVQDYFLLRNGKPTQPNRGYTTSPADLPLYVYFVRETSTLTEAQLLGVGYGSRAPHLFQEAYNKIDGFSQEIYPKNPAKGAYRSGNSWIQDFADQSGKTMYLVLEDGANQAYWSQNPINNTKLVDLSGQYLNVNPEPLKAGDYFDVDFRIQNTEVNSSGDFDVKFYLSKNTDISGLSPHDRYLGSYSINNVVGNSSTSTLTKRLRLPSLGDSYWSGDDTYYIGMIVDANKEVAETNESNNRNTGKLDDYDDVRINNTKGATVTVKVNRVKGDFDPLSVGGSDFYSRISIGSNQWRSPTNNNDNDYSPSNWSYSRYINGTTVPIAIQLYDQDNFFFLFNPDDHIDIDPKSGNRDINITYDLRTGRVSGDLTGYKGRSLYSRGGGDSDQGEIWFTVNQS